One window of the Fusobacterium animalis 7_1 genome contains the following:
- the rpsI gene encoding 30S ribosomal protein S9 produces the protein MAEKMTQYLGTGRRKTSVARVRLIPGGQGVEINGKAMDEYFGGRAILSKIVEQPLALTETLNKFAVKVNVAGGGNSGQAGAIRHGVARALLLADESLKDALREAGFLTRDSRMVERKKYGKKKARRSPQFSKR, from the coding sequence GTGGCAGAAAAAATGACTCAATATTTAGGAACTGGTAGAAGAAAAACTTCAGTAGCTAGAGTAAGATTAATTCCTGGAGGACAAGGAGTAGAAATAAATGGTAAAGCAATGGATGAATATTTTGGAGGAAGAGCTATTCTTTCTAAAATAGTTGAACAACCTTTAGCTTTAACAGAAACTTTAAATAAATTTGCAGTTAAAGTAAATGTAGCAGGTGGAGGAAACTCTGGGCAAGCTGGTGCAATAAGACATGGAGTTGCAAGAGCATTATTACTTGCTGATGAAAGTTTAAAAGATGCTTTAAGAGAAGCTGGATTCTTAACAAGAGATTCAAGAATGGTTGAAAGAAAGAAATATGGTAAGAAGAAAGCAAGAAGAAGCCCACAATTCTCAAAACGTTAA
- a CDS encoding alanine/glycine:cation symporter family protein produces the protein MLNFIASINELFWGAILILLLVGTGIFYTIKLKFVQVRKFKKGVSQLTGNFNINGKDADHNGMSSFQALATAIAAQVGTGNLAGAATAIVSGGPGAIFWMWVSAFFGMATIYAEAILSQLFKKKVEGEITGGPAYYIEELFNKNFLSKILAVFFALSCILALGFMGNGVQANSIGEAMKNAFNISPYITGVVVALLGGFVFFGGVKRIASFTEKVVPLMAGLYILICFVIIIINYANIIKAFEAIFVNAFSTKSILGGFLGMGVKKAIRYGVARGLFSNEAGMGSTPHAHAIAKVKNPVEQGNVALITVFIDTFIVLTLTALVILTSNIGDGTLTGITLTQKAFEAALGYSGTIFIAIALFFFAFSTIIGWYFFGEANIKYLFGKKAINVYRILVMIAIFIGSTQKVELVWELADLFNGLMVIPNLIALIVLYKLVDNTSSEYDKLHL, from the coding sequence ATGTTAAATTTTATTGCTAGTATTAATGAACTTTTTTGGGGAGCTATTTTAATTTTACTTTTAGTTGGAACTGGAATTTTTTACACTATAAAATTAAAATTTGTACAAGTAAGAAAATTTAAAAAAGGTGTTTCACAATTGACAGGAAATTTTAATATAAATGGTAAAGATGCTGACCACAATGGTATGTCCTCTTTCCAAGCTCTTGCAACTGCTATTGCAGCACAAGTTGGAACAGGAAATCTTGCAGGAGCTGCAACTGCTATTGTATCAGGAGGACCGGGAGCTATATTTTGGATGTGGGTAAGTGCATTTTTTGGAATGGCTACTATCTATGCAGAAGCAATTTTAAGTCAATTATTTAAAAAGAAAGTTGAAGGAGAAATTACAGGAGGACCTGCATATTATATAGAAGAACTTTTTAATAAAAATTTCTTATCTAAAATTCTTGCAGTATTTTTTGCACTATCTTGTATATTGGCACTTGGCTTTATGGGAAATGGTGTTCAAGCTAACTCAATAGGTGAAGCCATGAAAAATGCTTTTAATATTTCTCCATATATAACTGGTGTGGTTGTTGCACTATTAGGAGGATTTGTATTTTTTGGTGGTGTAAAAAGAATAGCTTCTTTCACAGAAAAAGTTGTTCCACTAATGGCAGGATTATATATACTAATCTGTTTTGTAATAATTATAATAAATTATGCCAATATTATTAAGGCATTTGAAGCAATATTTGTAAATGCTTTTTCTACAAAATCAATTCTTGGAGGTTTTTTAGGAATGGGAGTAAAAAAAGCTATCAGATATGGAGTTGCAAGAGGATTATTTTCAAATGAAGCTGGTATGGGGTCAACTCCTCATGCTCATGCTATTGCAAAAGTTAAAAATCCAGTTGAACAAGGAAATGTTGCATTGATAACAGTTTTTATAGATACTTTTATTGTATTAACTTTAACAGCACTTGTCATACTTACTTCTAATATAGGAGATGGAACTTTAACTGGTATCACATTGACACAAAAGGCTTTTGAAGCTGCATTAGGATATTCAGGAACAATTTTTATTGCCATTGCTCTATTCTTTTTTGCTTTTTCAACAATTATTGGTTGGTATTTTTTTGGAGAAGCAAATATAAAATATCTTTTTGGTAAAAAGGCAATCAATGTTTATAGAATTTTAGTTATGATAGCAATTTTTATAGGTTCTACACAAAAGGTTGAACTTGTATGGGAACTTGCAGATTTGT
- a CDS encoding DUF2262 domain-containing protein, translated as MQEQEFPVSQNNNLVDKVEKEKEIIALINSKGTFTSQITSENKNLLVANAELIAYIDCDTNELHKSQAKIEWLVTVEDSKKNFIYNIEKYHIYHLKVKEADTDNFLLIDVLERDIDNELLKKTLKECEQKAAIVIEEPDLGKFILDKGLKAFLSKIEWLDSKKQIDISLNIGENTRIKALEKVGAFFITLEKLVNNKKEWDKKLKIYAAENLVDLANELRKNLKGMFKFIKIWKWRFIQRIKLIRLEINSNGEFVATFDDGKLFVGHKIAVNGNVNGELINSAIVENFNIEDYKKVELALSVNDEKNEDVSNEDSIIDSDINDKDNTEK; from the coding sequence ATGCAAGAACAAGAATTTCCAGTGAGTCAAAACAATAATTTAGTAGATAAAGTTGAGAAGGAAAAAGAAATAATAGCTCTTATAAATTCAAAAGGGACTTTTACTTCACAAATAACTTCTGAGAATAAAAATTTATTAGTAGCCAATGCAGAACTTATAGCATATATTGATTGTGATACTAATGAGTTACATAAATCTCAAGCAAAAATTGAATGGTTAGTTACAGTTGAAGATAGTAAGAAAAATTTTATTTACAATATAGAAAAGTATCACATTTATCATTTAAAAGTTAAAGAAGCTGATACTGATAATTTTTTACTTATTGATGTTTTAGAAAGAGATATTGATAATGAATTATTAAAGAAAACTTTAAAAGAATGTGAACAAAAGGCAGCTATTGTAATTGAAGAACCAGATTTAGGAAAATTTATTTTAGATAAAGGTTTAAAAGCATTTTTATCTAAAATTGAATGGTTAGACTCTAAAAAACAAATAGATATTTCTTTAAATATTGGTGAGAATACTCGTATTAAGGCATTAGAAAAAGTAGGAGCATTTTTTATTACATTAGAAAAATTAGTTAATAATAAAAAAGAATGGGATAAAAAACTAAAAATTTATGCTGCTGAAAATCTAGTTGATTTAGCTAACGAATTAAGAAAAAATTTAAAGGGAATGTTTAAGTTCATAAAAATATGGAAATGGCGTTTCATTCAAAGGATAAAACTTATTCGTTTAGAAATTAATTCTAATGGAGAATTTGTGGCTACTTTTGATGATGGAAAATTGTTTGTAGGTCATAAGATTGCAGTAAACGGAAATGTTAATGGAGAATTAATAAATTCTGCCATAGTAGAAAATTTTAATATTGAAGATTATAAAAAGGTTGAGCTTGCTTTATCTGTTAATGACGAAAAAAATGAAGATGTTTCAAATGAGGATTCTATTATTGATAGTGATATAAATGATAAAGATAATACAGAAAAATGA
- the rplM gene encoding 50S ribosomal protein L13, with translation MKKYTFMQRKEDVVREWHHYDAEGQILGKIAVEIAKKLMGKEKLTFTPHIDGGDYVVVTNASKLVVTGKKLTDKVYYNHSGYPGGIRARKLGEILEKKPEELLMLAVKRMLPKNKLGRQQLTRLRVFAGAEHSHVAQKPNKVEL, from the coding sequence GTGAAAAAATATACTTTTATGCAAAGAAAAGAAGATGTTGTCAGAGAATGGCATCATTATGATGCTGAAGGACAAATTTTAGGAAAAATAGCAGTAGAAATTGCTAAAAAATTAATGGGTAAAGAAAAACTTACATTTACTCCTCATATTGATGGTGGAGATTATGTAGTGGTTACAAATGCTTCTAAATTAGTTGTGACTGGAAAAAAATTAACTGATAAAGTTTACTACAATCACTCAGGATATCCTGGAGGAATAAGAGCAAGAAAACTAGGAGAAATCTTAGAAAAGAAACCAGAAGAATTATTAATGCTAGCTGTTAAAAGAATGCTTCCAAAAAATAAATTGGGAAGACAACAACTAACAAGACTTAGAGTGTTTGCAGGAGCAGAACATTCTCATGTTGCACAAAAACCAAATAAGGTAGAATTATAA